The DNA segment acttaaaattctacttatttttaacacactttatataacttactatTACGGTCGTGTGGTACCCAGCAAAATAAATTCacatattattattttattaaaacattcatgtaaattacatatattttctcaacttataattttcctaatctcatataaagagtaaaaattttCATACACTTAAttcataaaataataaaaaaataaccttcttttcttgctaaaaatctatctttacaataaagaaaatcccGTAAACTTTCTCATTTTATGTGTATAattgaaagtagtaatattaataactatttTTTTACAAACTATTTTACAAAATTGTTCCACTCAAAATATCATATCAAAATATATCTAAAGGTATCAAAGTTGTCAAACTTACAGGATGTAACATCcaaggtgcgggcccgggggtcgacttttggaccaatttttggattttgttacaAATTGAGattttatgatccggaatagtttcttatgtgttttatttgtgccttgaaattaatttggttagatttgagccgtccggaggtcttttcactcGAGGAGTGCATTTTTGAATATCGGTCTGTCGTctttaaggtaagtatcttgcataaccttgtgtggggacttccccttaggatttgagtcttctatgttgattgtagttcatgtacgcgaggtgacgagtgcgtgctcggacttatatgtggaaaattggccttttagggttcttaggtctttatattcactgtgtatgaaTGTGTTCTTGACATGACTGAGTTTtctatttactagtttcacctctacatgcttaattggaattaattgcttcatgtttcactcttattgcctaatcgactcctatttgacttaactgaagaATTTCGTCTTCCTAgtgtcatgctatcttttcataGCTGCTTGTCTTATTTGGGAATTATCATCATCTCATCCTAACCTTGTTTAATCTTAAGTGAAGCTAAGATCATCTTTCCTTAATTGAATTGTCAAATATCCTCGTAATTGTCCAACCTTAAAATGGAGTTTAGATAACATATATCTTTGTTGACTTgcctttatttgggactacgtgACTCGTGTTGATTTCCTTGTTATTTACTTGTGTATTGTGGGATCATCGCTACATGTTAGTTTTTCCTTTGTTGAATTGTTCCCATTATGCCAGCATTCTCTTTGTTGACTTGTCGTTGATTTacagttcttgagttgatttacttgtcgtaccttgccttattgtcattgttgttgttgtacgtGTTGTGGTGATGTACGAGTTTTTTGTCGTGCTGTATAGTTGTCTCCATTGGTtgcgctgcatatttactttgggactacgggacggtatctcgggagatcctctgcacattcactttgggactacggaacggtattctgggagatccccctgcatatttacgatttggactacgggacggtatcccgagaaatcctctgtacatttattttggaactaaccgggagatccccctgcatatttacgatttgaactacgggacggtatcccgggagatcctctgcacatttactttgggactacggaacggtattccgagagatccccttgcacatatacgtttgggactacgagacggtatcctgGGTGATCCCCTGTTATTATCACTGTGTTGTGAGCTGTTATTTTTATTGATCCTATCCCTGTGAAAACATTATATGTGCTATCCGTTCTTGTCCTTATGCTTGCTAGCTGGTATGAACTATattaggacacttgcacaagtATACACGTAGCTAAGCACCCTTATCGGATAGGAGGCTTCTTGATATTGTTGAGTATAGACGCACACCTTTGTTTATTGGCCTTCCATGTGAGAGTGGCTCcatttggcacgtgagttgtcaatATGATTATGTGGTGTGATGAGGGCACAGAACGCCAAGTGTTAGGGTTCTACTACTGAGACCTGTATTGTATGAATATGAGACGAGGTGTCACAGGGTGTCATATATTCGAAGTTTATCTATTTGAAAAGATTATATTTGAATAGTATTTATGTTGAaagaactatttttttaaaagaacatttatttgaaggaaatatatttagAAACACTTTTTTATCACTTGAAAGGTTGACTATTTGATTGACGTTTTGCTGGTTAAAACTTAAGGTGAAAACCGTCGTAGTTGTTGAGTTATGACTTATCTTTACTGTATTGTGATTTCGAATTTGGGTTGTATTCTTGTTTACCTTTCTGTGTTTTCCTTATGGTGTTCCGCTGAGTACTTGctgttttctttccttattgcaattactatatTGTTAGCTCTATCGCGTAGTCTATATATACatatcatgttttgttgtttctaTATTTATACTTGTTCTGTTTATTAAACTAgtgggtgtcttgactgttcctcatcactactccaccgaggttagtcttaatacttactgggcaccgttgtgtgtgctcatactacacttctgcatatttttgtgtagATCCAGATATTAATCGATAGTAGCTGTGTGGATTCTTGCCGAGGAGACTTAAGGTCGCCCTGTTGCTGCGTTCACAAGCTTCGGAGTCACCTTTCTATTTTGTATTcacactgttgtacttatttccatacagTTATGTTTAGAAGTTGTAGGAAACTCTGtggagcttatgacttgtaccaccgatttTTGGGAAGATGTATATTTCATAAAGATTTCTATATTGAGACTGTTAGACGTTCTTTATTATGGTTGATATttagtaaatgttaggcttatctagtccCTAAGAGTAGGTGCCATCAGGAGATCCATCTGAGgaagaattgggtcgtgacaattaataTTAATCTGTGAAGAATATTTAAATATTAAAAGAAAGGTGAGAAGACTTCACAAAAATTTTATTAACTTTGATTGAGAGGGCTATTCCTCGATAGCAATGGTATTataaaaaattatgcaatgcttttatttatctatttgaaTTTGCTTTTCTATTCTATTTTTTCATATTCATTTTTTTCTTATATAGTTGATTTGTAAATTTTTCCTTATATCATCTCTGTTTGTTAAGATATTTTTTCTACAGACCTCTCTAACATGCTTACTCGTAACTTTATGCTGATTTTcatataattatttaaataacacaagatatatatgtataatatTACGAGGAAATTGCCATTTGTCACAAAGGGGAAAGTTTTTGGTAAGATCACTAACAATGAAGAGGAAGTTGAGAAGAAGAAGGTGATGGAATGTCGGATGTATATAGAATGAATGAGTGTATTTATAAGAAATAATATAGTGTTTTTAGAATGTTGTTATAAGGGCAAGTTAGGAGGAGAACAAAGAGAGAGTTTATCTTAGTAATAGAGGAAGTAACAAGTTAGGGGGAGacagagaagaaaagaaggaaagagagaGAATATTTCTCCTTTTTCACCTGTCAAAAATTTTGATTTTGTATCTTTTTTAATTCTTAAAACTTTCACATTTTATCTTTAATTTTTGAATATCAAGAATCAAACAATCGTGACTAATTGCGAGGGATAGACAACTGATaaaactcatttttttttttttttttgaaatatcaCTAAGTAGGTTGGTTTTTTTCCTTTACCTAAAATAGATTTAAGTCTCCTATGAAGGACTAATGAAATTGCAAATGCCTTTTCATATACACCATGAAAAACTCCTTAGAACTTTTCGCTAATAATGAGACAATAGTGCTTATACTAAGGGAAATATGCTTTTTTTGTGAAGACACCttttatatatatagagagagaaataTAGAAATAGATAGTCCTTTGGAAAAAAGAAGTATTTTTGTTAAGATTACATGCCAACCATTTTAGAAGATTTATTATTATGGTATgaagaaatggaaaaaaataaagaaagaggaaaagagaaacaaaattgtaaaattgattatttgaagagtTTTGAAGCTATTCAGAAAAAAATATTGATTTATAAAATTAGTTATAAAATTATAATAGATTTTTTCAAGAATTCACTAATTTATTTCTATGACCGCGCGAAGCGGGGCAAGTTAAATAGTAAAACAATAGAGGAAGAGAAAGAAATTGCGAGAAATGTTTGGATGGTTAAACTAAATGTTGCAGCTCTTTCAAAACCGTAGAATTGCTACAATTGATCCCAACCTACAACTCACAACTAGATTCAACCAATTCTGAAAGACCTATATTCATTTCTGTTTTCCAAATTTTAACAGTTTTAATCCACCGAAAATATAAagcagaaaaaaaaaaaggaacatgAAAAACTACTTCACTTCATACATGTAATCATGAAAATTCTCAATTTTGTGTGGAGGATTACTGAAAGAATTGTCAAGTACAGTGTCTTATTTATGTCCAAGGTACATAGTATGTTATGCATCTCTTTCTCCATTCTTGCTTATTTCATTCTTTTAATCTAAATTTGGGCAGATCCAAAACCCTTAAAATTTCATTCGATTTTGAATTTTCAGGGATCAAATTCGGAAAGCAAAAAAATGCCAAGACGTCGTCCATTGTACACTTGTGTAGCTTCAATCTTTGCAATTATCCACATTGCTTGCAGAAAAACAGAGGACTTTAACGGACCTATCAGATCAATAATAGATAAAATTGCAATATGTATGAGTTATGTAATGCCAATTTTATACACCATGCAATTTCAATGGCTATTAGTCGTATCTTTTATAGATAATTGTATACTCACTTCAGAAATTATGGTAGAAAAGTTATTTCCACCAGCATCTAGACTTTTCGATAAGATAGATGAGCTAGCTTATGCTGCAGAAAGCCTACCTGGAAAATTTGATGATTCCATGGAAAAGTTGCCAATATTTATTCACCAGATACCATTTCTTGATTGGGCACTGTTCCATCTTATAGCGTGGTTGAACTTCTGGATTTCGCGTTTGACTCATTGGGGGTCCAGGAATGCTAGGGAGAAGGATATAACAATTGATGTAAATCACAATGATCAATATCTCCAACAAGAATCAACAGTTAAATCGGATTTGCCTGCTAAACTGTTTAGCCAATTGCATAACGCTGATGCTTCACATGAACAAATCATGGGAAATGATAAATCAGAATGTGGGGTAGATGAGAAAAAGATTACTGGGTCAGAAATTCAAGCATTTGTAGAGGCTATAAGTCCTGCAAGTTCATCGAGTTGTGATCCATTTGAGGACGCGGTTTCATCACCAATGTTTGGTTCTCATGAAGATGTAAGCAAAACAATTGAAATTAGTATGTCGAAAACCGATATTGGAAAGTGtagctacaaggaaatgctaGAGAAACGGTCTTAAGAAAGCAAAGAGAGCATGATCACAGTTTAGTGAAGACAAATATTGAAGATGAAAGAAGCATCATTAAAGGGGACAATTTTGGCACAAAAAATGAATGAATATTACAGAAAAAATCTCATTTCAGTTTTAGTAGCATATACATGTTTAGGATTGTAAACAAGAAGAAATTTATTGTAAAGCCAAGTAAATTTTGAAGTAGAATAGACTTGTGCATTTGTGTAATTCAGATTAAGCAGTTGTCTAACTCTCTCTTGCATCTTCAAGGGAGAGTTAATATTTTCCCGAGTGCATTACTCAAATAGTCACTCAATTATTtcaaattatctcctaaagttACTTTACTTTCATTTGTAGcaacaaagtcactgaactatacttattgcactcagaaggtcactcaactagattttccaaattttggattgccaaatacctattttaccctctaaattataaacatttatcttctttttatttttatttttttgctatttaatattatgatttttcctttttaattatattatggacttacctatagaataaataaatattatttataaattagaaaaataaaaagtatttaagcatgtataatgctggaataacaaAACAACGAGCATAGTAAAAAAAagttaattagaataatttgttagtaataataattttagtattaacaacaaaacttcaaaaatttatacacaattcagaatgaaagaaaataaaggttgtaaaatatatatatataacatagtataatacaaaaataattatctaAATAGAGATATTTTTATagtatacattatatattcttgaaaattatgctcaattatattattatgtttCTATCAACTTTCTGATGATACAAAGTTATGTCACCGGAAAgtaaggggactatctgtatagggtaaaatatacTATGATAAGTCATGCAtgtaatatatataatataattgagcataattttcaagaatatatatgtatattataaaaatacttttatttaaaaaattatctTTATATTacatgcatggaatatatattttacaacctttattttctttcattctgaattgtgtaaataaatttttgaatttttgttgttaatactaaaattattattactaacaaattgttctAATTAACTTTTTTTACTATGCTCGttattttgttattccagcattatacATGCTTGaatactttttattttataatttataaatgatatttatttattctataggtaagtccataatataaattaaaaagggaaaatcatAATAttgaaaactttaaaaaaaaaataaaagaatataaatatttataatttagagggtaaaataggtatttggtaatccaaaatttggaaaatctagttgagtgacttTCTGAGTGCAATAGACATAGTTCAATGACTTTattgttacaaacgaaagaaaaataactttaagagataatttgagaaagttgagtgaccatttgagtaacTGACCCATATT comes from the Nicotiana sylvestris chromosome 4, ASM39365v2, whole genome shotgun sequence genome and includes:
- the LOC104236247 gene encoding uncharacterized protein; translation: MKILNFVWRITERIVKYSVLFMSKGSNSESKKMPRRRPLYTCVASIFAIIHIACRKTEDFNGPIRSIIDKIAICMSYVMPILYTMQFQWLLVVSFIDNCILTSEIMVEKLFPPASRLFDKIDELAYAAESLPGKFDDSMEKLPIFIHQIPFLDWALFHLIAWLNFWISRLTHWGSRNAREKDITIDVNHNDQYLQQESTVKSDLPAKLFSQLHNADASHEQIMGNDKSECGVDEKKITGSEIQAFVEAISPASSSSCDPFEDAVSSPMFGSHEDVSKTIEISMSKTDIGKCSYKEMLEKRS